The Anaerobacillus sp. CMMVII region AGGTGGATCAAAAGGAATTGGTAAGGCAATTGCCAAGGCTTTTAAAGAAGAGGGAGCCATAGTTGCAATCGCTGCTAGGTCGAAGGGTGACCTAGAAAAGGCTTTGTTTGACTATAGGTTAGATGCGAGCTACGAAGCAGATTTAACAACGAATGAAGGTCGCGAAGAAGTTTTTAATAGTGTTATCAACGATTTTGGTACGATTGATATTTTAGTTAACAATGTCGGTGGAAGTAACGGATCGACGACAATGGAAACGGAAATGTCTCTATTTGAAGAAGCCATGAACTTAAATTATTTCTCTGCTGTTCATTTTAGCAAGTTAGCAGTGCCAGTGATGCAGGATAACGGTGAAGGGGCGATTATCAATATCTCCTCTGTATTTGGAAGAGAATCAGGTGGAAAGCCAACCTACAATGGTGCAAAAGCCGCGATGATTTCTTTTACAAAGTCTTTAGCAGATGAGGTCAACAAAGACGGAATTAGAGTAAATGGAGTAGCCCCTGGTTCAATTCTTCATCCAACAGGCAATTGGCAACGGCGCCTCGAGGAAAATCCAGAAAAAATCAACGCCTTTGTCGAACAAGAAATTCCAGCAGGACGATTTGGAACCGTTGAAGAAATTGCGAATGTTGTGGTATTTTTAGCATCCGAAAAAGCCTCTTGGGTCGTAGGAGCCACCCTAAATGTAGATGGCGGTCAATCAAGGTCGAACTTCTAGTTAAGAGTGTTGAGTTTTGAGTTATTTCTGGAATTGACTTCGAAGCATTTTAGCATTCAACTCAAAACTCAAAACTCAAAACTTAAAAATATTTCGTTTCTCGAATGAAAATCGGTGAAATAATTCCTTTTTTGCTTTATAATTGATGTACAAACAAAGGGAGGTCGTTAGATTGATACAATTTGATGCTCTACATAATCCATATCCGTCTCAAAGAATGACTACATATGCTCAAAATGGAATGGTGGCTACATCCCAGCCTCTTGCTGCTCAAGCAGGCTTAGATATTTTAAAACAAGGTGGGAATGCCATTGATGCGGCAATTGCCACGGCAGCTTGTTTAACAGTTGTCGAACCAACGTCTAATGGTATTGGCGGTGACGCCTTTGCACTTGTCTGGACAAAGGGAAAATTGCATGGGTTAAATTCAAGTGGTCCATCCCCTCAAACTATTTCAATTGAAAAAGTAAAAGAAAGAGGTTATGAGGAAATCCCTAAATTCGGTTGGATTCCGGTTACAGTCCCTGGTGTACCGGCAGCTTGGGTTGAATTATCGGAAAAGTTTGGTAAACTTCCACTCGCTGAAGTGTTGAAGCCAGCAATTGACTATGCGGAAAAAGGCTATCCATTGTCACCAATCTTAAGCTATTATTGGAACCAAGCCTATCAAGGCTATAAGAGCAATTTACAAGGTGATGAATTTAACCATTGGTTTGAAACGTTTGCTCCAAATGGCGAAGCGCCTAAAGCAGGCGATATTTGGAAGTCAGAAGGCCACGCAAATACTTTGAGATTAATTGCAGAAACAAAAGGTGCAGCTTTTTATCAAGGGGAAATTGCTGATAAAATTGATGAGTTCTCAAAAAAATATAATGGCTTTTTAACAAAAGAGGATTTAGCGGCATTTAAACCAGAGTGGGTAGATCCAATTAACGTCTCTTATCGTGGATATGATGTTTGGGAGATTCCTCCGAATGGTCAAGGTTTAGTTGCGTTGCTTGCACTAAACATCGCTAAAGAATTTGAATTTACTGATCGCGATACGGCAACAACTTTCCACCGTCAAATCGAAGCAATGAAATTAGCTTTCAGCGATGGGTTGAAATATATTACAGAAGCAGACAAGATGAGTGTTGCTACTATTGATTTATTATCAGATGAGTATGCTGCCTCAAGACGCGAACTCATTACGGATAAAGCTTTAATGCCGACTGCTGGCGAACCGCCAAAGGGAGGAACTGTTTACTTAGCAACAGCCGATAATGAAGGCAATATGGTTTCCTTTATCCAAAGTAATTATATGGGCTTTGGCTCTGGACTAGTTGTTCCAGGCACAGGTATTGCTCTACAAAATCGTGGTCATAATTTTACATTAGATGAAACACATGATAACCGTCTTGAACCAGGAAAACGAACGTTGCATACGATTATCCCAGGTTTTTTAACTAAGGGGGATCAACCGGTAGGACCATTTGGTGTGATGGGTGGATTTATGCAGCCACAAGGTCATATGCAAGTTGTGATGAACGCGATTGATTTTAAGCTTAATCCACAAGCTGCTCTTGATGCACCACGCTGGCAATGGATGAAGGATAAAACAGTGTTACTTGAACATACAGTGCCTAATCATATAGCTCAAAGCTTAGCAAGAATGGGCCACAAAATTGAAGTTGCTCATAATTCAGGTGCCTTTGGTCGTGGACAAATTATTTGGCGTGATCCAAACACTGGAGTTCTTGCAGGGGGAACCGAATCAAGAACAGATGGTGCCATTGCTGCTTGGTAATTATAAAGACGATCTTTCACCCTCGAATACAAGGAGAAGAGGAGAAAAAATGAAGCAATATCAGCTTTTTATGGCATTTTTTCGAGTAGGAATGTTGGGTTACGGTGGTGGCCCAGCATCAATTCCTTTAGTTCACAAAGAAGTTGTAGAGAAATATAAGTGGATTGATGGAGATGAATTTGGTGATATTTTAGCGATCGGTAACGCCTTACCTGGACCGATCGCGACAAAAATGGCCGGTTATATCGGCTATCGCGTTGGTGGCTATTTAGGAATGGTAAATGCAATTGTAGCAAGTATCGTTCCAACCATTATTTTAATGATTGTTATTTTAACCTCTCTTTCTTCATTAAGGGAGCAAACATGGGTTCAAGGAATGACAAAAGCGGTAGTCCCAGTTGTAGGTGTAATGATGGCCGTGCTTACGTGGGATTTCTTTGCGAAATCAAAGCAGGGATTAGGTTGGGCTAAAAGTTCTATTTTACTGTTAGTCAGTGTTGTAATCATTGGTTTTTTAGGGTTGCATCCCGCATTTATTATTGGTGCATTGCTGCTGTTTGCATTAACCAGACCATCGAAAAAGAAGCAAGAAGGTGAACAGAGTTGATGATTTTTTGGGAGATTTTCTTGGCGTTCTTTATCCCTGGGATAATTGGGTACGGAGGTGGTCCAGCCTCTATTCCATTAATTGAGTACGAGGTTGTTCACCGTTATGGTTGGCTTACGGTTGCAGAATTTGGCGAGGTTTTAGCTTTAGGTAATGCGATGCCTGGTCCTATTGCAACGAAAATGGCAGGATATATAGGTTATGAACAAGGTGGTATCTTAGGAGCTGTTGTTGGAGTTTTCGCTACGGTTGCCCCTTCTTTAATCTTGATGATTGCGTTATTAAGTTTATTGATGAAATTTAAGGATTCACCAAAAGTTAAGGCAATGACAAGCTTAGTGCGTCCTACAATTGCAGTTTTATTAGGGTTAATGGCGTATCGCTTTTTTGATACCTCATACACGCAATTAGGGCTACTACAAACAGGTGCAATAGTTGCAATTTCCTATGTTCTCTTAGAACGATTAAAGGTTCATCCCGCTTATGTAATCGGTGGAGCGTTGCTCTATGGTGGAATTTTCTTAGGATAAAATAGAAATGTCAGTCTCTTATTTGGAAGACT contains the following coding sequences:
- a CDS encoding gamma-glutamyltransferase family protein, whose translation is MYKQREVVRLIQFDALHNPYPSQRMTTYAQNGMVATSQPLAAQAGLDILKQGGNAIDAAIATAACLTVVEPTSNGIGGDAFALVWTKGKLHGLNSSGPSPQTISIEKVKERGYEEIPKFGWIPVTVPGVPAAWVELSEKFGKLPLAEVLKPAIDYAEKGYPLSPILSYYWNQAYQGYKSNLQGDEFNHWFETFAPNGEAPKAGDIWKSEGHANTLRLIAETKGAAFYQGEIADKIDEFSKKYNGFLTKEDLAAFKPEWVDPINVSYRGYDVWEIPPNGQGLVALLALNIAKEFEFTDRDTATTFHRQIEAMKLAFSDGLKYITEADKMSVATIDLLSDEYAASRRELITDKALMPTAGEPPKGGTVYLATADNEGNMVSFIQSNYMGFGSGLVVPGTGIALQNRGHNFTLDETHDNRLEPGKRTLHTIIPGFLTKGDQPVGPFGVMGGFMQPQGHMQVVMNAIDFKLNPQAALDAPRWQWMKDKTVLLEHTVPNHIAQSLARMGHKIEVAHNSGAFGRGQIIWRDPNTGVLAGGTESRTDGAIAAW
- a CDS encoding chromate transporter; translated protein: MKQYQLFMAFFRVGMLGYGGGPASIPLVHKEVVEKYKWIDGDEFGDILAIGNALPGPIATKMAGYIGYRVGGYLGMVNAIVASIVPTIILMIVILTSLSSLREQTWVQGMTKAVVPVVGVMMAVLTWDFFAKSKQGLGWAKSSILLLVSVVIIGFLGLHPAFIIGALLLFALTRPSKKKQEGEQS
- a CDS encoding SDR family NAD(P)-dependent oxidoreductase encodes the protein MDLQLKGKVVLVTGGSKGIGKAIAKAFKEEGAIVAIAARSKGDLEKALFDYRLDASYEADLTTNEGREEVFNSVINDFGTIDILVNNVGGSNGSTTMETEMSLFEEAMNLNYFSAVHFSKLAVPVMQDNGEGAIINISSVFGRESGGKPTYNGAKAAMISFTKSLADEVNKDGIRVNGVAPGSILHPTGNWQRRLEENPEKINAFVEQEIPAGRFGTVEEIANVVVFLASEKASWVVGATLNVDGGQSRSNF
- a CDS encoding chromate transporter; amino-acid sequence: MIFWEIFLAFFIPGIIGYGGGPASIPLIEYEVVHRYGWLTVAEFGEVLALGNAMPGPIATKMAGYIGYEQGGILGAVVGVFATVAPSLILMIALLSLLMKFKDSPKVKAMTSLVRPTIAVLLGLMAYRFFDTSYTQLGLLQTGAIVAISYVLLERLKVHPAYVIGGALLYGGIFLG